A stretch of Fusarium poae strain DAOMC 252244 chromosome 2, whole genome shotgun sequence DNA encodes these proteins:
- a CDS encoding hypothetical protein (TransMembrane:10 (i163-183o195-214i357-380o392-415i856-878o884-905i935-956o995-1011i1032-1054o1066-1083i)), whose product MADPDIIHGTKEFDPETAHNHRITFQDGPDRGRQDPEANRLGRTRSRSLSRRRSHSSSRSRIHPASPYSGYQIEYRTLSIQVTEAKQVEPDTEDSKGLKPKTDEDYFSKLQYHELQAEQLCQQLNVSADSGLSESAAATRLERDGKNTLPHPKTNYIKRTLKYIFGGFCSVLWVGAIIFFLCWQPLSNPPSNQNLSLAVLILIVIFLQAGFSAFQDWSTAKTMNSILDLLPSFAMVKRDGELKSLATINLVAGDVIHLQVGDKVPADLRIISHSGDIRFDRSVLTGESDEIEGAVDATDANFLESRNIAFMGTTVMNGNGVGVVILTGGRTVMGRIATSTSGVKDSAALIQKEITRFVTIIVCMTIVLALAILLTWVGWLRVDHPDYMSVPAMLVNVMACVVAFIPEGMPVAVALTLMMVARRMKAVNVLPKGLSTVETLGCVNVICSDKTGTLTQNQMFVSSVAFVDKKFESSDEFEYLVNSKEADEPSMALQRAALLCNDASFDPTTVHLPIQERSVMGNATDSAVFRFAASGPTGDGLRKTMPRVFEVPFNSKNKWMLTVFQSDNERGAYRVIIKGAPDILLAGCTKYWSAESNSVVTLTRDARIKFQQIQDEASRRAERVIVLCEKFITPRAVAGTNSFSDEITHSAIQDLTIVGMLGIIDPHRPEIPATVEQCRRAGTRFFMVTGDYALTAAAIARNTGIFSCQQDPDTIDSLYPGTPSSNEEKKQKKPKKGDRAEIIKRSLLLEGANLSRLSQEDWDVVCAYEEIVFARTTPEQKLRIVTELRERDNVVAVTGDGVNDAPALRAADVGVAIVTGSDVAIEASDLVLLDRFDSIVDAMRLGRLVFQNLQKVISYLLPAGSWSEIWPVILNVFFGVPLPLSAFLMIIICVFTDLFLSLSLIMEKEEFDLLSLPPRNHKRDHLINTKIYTQAYLFTGFMETITAHSMFFLYMWKYAKLPVSELFFLFEGYSEGYHGYTKDELIKFNNTGQCVYFVTLVFLQWGNILAVRNRRLSIFQASPLSKAHRNPWLILSMLISLCIAIFVTEVPGIQNLFDTESVPIEFWLIPIPLGLGILVVDEIRKFFVRKYPKSFLARIAW is encoded by the coding sequence ATGGCAGACCCAGACATCATCCACGGTACAAAGGAATTCGATCCTGAAACCGCTCATAATCACCGCATCACCTTCCAAGACGGTCCTGATCGCGGCCGTCAAGACCCCGAAGCAAACCGTCTCGGCCGTACTCGCTCCCGTTCCCTCTCTCGTCGTCGCTCGCACTCCAGCTCTCGAAGCCGTATCCACCCTGCCTCCCCCTACTCAGGCTACCAAATCGAGTACCGCACTCTATCCATCCAAGTCACCGAAGCCAAACAAGTCGAGCCCGACACCGAAGACTCCAAAGGTCTCAAACCAAAGACTGATGAGGATTATTTCTCAAAGCTTCAGTACCATGAACTTCAGGCTGAGCAGTTGTGTCAGCAGCTCAACGTCAGCGCTGACTCTGGTCTTTCCGAGAGTGCGGCTGCGACGAGGCTTGAACGCGATGGAAAGAATACCCTGCCTCATCCCAAGACGAATTACATCAAGCGCACTCTCAAATACATCTTTGGTGGCTTTTGTTCCGTTCTTTGGGTTGGagccatcatcttctttctctgCTGGCAGCCGCTCAGCAACCCACCCTCGAACCAAAACCTATCTCTCGCCGTTCTAATCCTTATTGTCATCTTTCTCCAAGCTGGCTTCTCCGCCTTTCAAGATTGGTCTACCGCCAAGACTATGAACTCTATTCTTGACCTTTTGCCTTCATTCGCAATGGTCAAGCGTGACGGTGAACTCAAGAGTTTGGCAACAATTAATCTTGTCGCCGGCGATGTCATCCATCTTCAAGTCGGCGACAAGGTCCCAGCTGATCTCCGCATCATCAGCCACTCCGGAGACATCCGCTTCGACCGTTCTGTCCTGACTGGAGAGTCTGATGAGATTGAGGGTGCTGTTGATGCAACTGATGCCAACTTCCTTGAGAGTCGCAACATTGCTTTCATGGGAACTACTGTCATGAACGGCAACGGTGTCGGTGTCGTTATCCTCACCGGTGGCCGAACTGTCATGGGACGCATCGCGACTTCTACCTCTGGCGTCAAGGACTCTGCAGCTCTGATTCAGAAAGAAATCACCCGCTTCGTCACCATCATTGTTTGCATGACTATTGTCCTTGCACTTGCCATTCTACTCACTTGGGTTGGTTGGCTTCGCGTTGATCACCCAGACTACATGAGTGTTCCAGCAATGCTTGTCAACGTCATGGCTTGCGTCGTCGCTTTCATCCCTGAGGGTATGCCTGTGGCTGTTGCATTGACACTCATGATGGTGGCTCGTCGCATGAAGGCTGTCAATGTCTTGCCCAAGGGTCTATCAACTGTTGAGACATTGGGCTGTGTCAACGTCATCTGCTCTGACAAGACCGGTACTCTCACTCAGAACCAGATGTTTGTCAGCTCTGTTGCCTTTGTCGATAAGAAGTTTGAGTCTTCAGATGAGTTTGAGTATCTTGTCAACAGCAAGGAGGCCGATGAACCTTCCATGGCTTTACAGCGCGCTGCTCTCCTCTGCAACGATGCATCCTTCGATCCCACAACCGTCCATCTTCCCATCCAGGAGCGATCCGTCATGGGTAACGCCACAGACAGCGCCGTTTTCCGCTTCGCCGCATCTGGACCCACTGGAGATGGCCTCCGAAAGACTATGCCTCGTGTCTTTGAGGTTCCCTTCAACTCCAAGAACAAATGGATGTTGACCGTCTTCCAGTCCGACAATGAGAGGGGTGCTTACCGGGTAATCATCAAGGGTGCTCCCGATATCCTCCTCGCTGGATGTACCAAGTACTGGTCAGCCGAGTCCAACTCTGTCGTCACTCTTACACGCGACGCACGCATCAAGTTCCAGCAGATCCAAGATGAAGCTTCTCGCCGTGCTGAACGTGTCATCGTGCTTTGTGAAAAGTTCATCACCCCTCGCGCTGTCGCCGGTACCAACAGTTTCAGTGACGAAATCACACACTCTGCCATTCAAGACCTCACCATCGTCGGTATGCTCGGCATCATCGATCCTCACCGCCCTGAGATTCCAGCCACAGTTGAGCAATGTCGACGCGCTGGAACTCGTTTCTTCATGGTTACCGGTGACTACGCCCTGACCGCCGCTGCAATCGCCCGCAACACTGGTATTTTCTCATGCCAGCAGGACCCTGACACTATTGACTCTCTCTACCCTGGCACTCCTTCAAGCAACGAGgaaaagaagcagaagaagccAAAAAAAGGTGACCGCGCTGAGATCATCAAGCGAAGTCTCTTGCTTGAGGGTGCCAACCTTAGCAGACTTAGTCAAGAGGATTGGGATGTCGTCTGTGCCTATGAGGAGATTGTCTTTGCTCGTACCACGCCTGAACAGAAGCTTCGTATTGTCACTGAGCTACGTGAGCGCGACAACGTTGTCGCTGTCACTGGTGATGGTGTCAACGATGCCCCCGCCCTTCGAGCTGCTGATGTCGGTGTCGCTATCGTTACTGGAAGTGACGTCGCCATTGAAGCATCTGATCTCGTCCTCCTCGATCGGTTTGACTCCATCGTCGACGCCATGCGCCTTGGTCGTCTCGTCTTCCAGAACCTCCAAAAGGTCATCTCCTACCTTCTTCCCGCCGGTAGTTGGTCCGAGATCTGGCCCGTCATTCTCAACGTCTTCTTCGGTGTTCCTCTCCCACTCAGCGCTTTCCTCATGATCATCATTTGTGTTTTTACCGATCTTTTCCTCAGTCTTTCACTCATcatggagaaggaggaatTCGACCTTCTCTCCCTTCCTCCTCGCAATCACAAGCGCgatcatctcatcaacaccaagattTACACACAAGCCTATCTGTTTACCGGTTTCATGGAGACCATCACTGCTCACTCCATGTTTTTCCTCTACATGTGGAAGTACGCCAAGTTGCCCGTATCAGAGCTCTTTTTCCTCTTTGAAGGATACTCAGAGGGATATCACGGTTACACCAAGGATGAGCTCATCAAATTCAACAACACTGGCCAGTGTGTTTACTTTGTTACACTTGTGTTCCTTCAATGGGGTAACATCCTTGCTGTGCGAAACCGCCGCTTGAGTATTTTCCAAGCTAGTCCTTTGAGCAAGGCTCATCGCAACCCTTGGTTGATTCTCAGCATGCTTATCAGTTTGTGTATTGCCATATTTGTTACCGAAGTACCTGGTATCCAGAACTTGTTTGATACAGAGTCTGTGCCGATTGAGTTTTGGCTCATTCCTATCCCTCTTGGATTGGGTATTTTGGTGGTGGATGAGATTAGAAAGTTCTTTGTGAGAAAGTATCCAAAGTCTTTCTTGGCTAGAATAGCTTGGTAA
- a CDS encoding hypothetical protein (TransMembrane:8 (i20-41o61-79i91-108o141-166i187-212o224-244i251-271o291-310i)) — translation MAADTVSNITNKVQHAPSVVSFLAIGLLQGVTVSILQGIVVINWNEYLKPTVLQVPRGYTIPANLAIFIFGFVFQLIFMIDAIRLKSTAQAMLACLLNAGFLPLAVYQRKQIRESIESLSGSTDMNGESLVHLDKPIWEDIGGILFAMPFVVGVCTLFLIITVWYLKQHFDWQAYRNVGADARLRRIRMIHLIFVMFAKVVIYFIICYEVIYGVTQLRGMGTEFIIRMVLLGVAVIITMLSIIFSKTENRIGMVASIVIFLASISYFIFNIVRMQTHWDNYGATGDIMTCYALMAAVFLLATAIFGMLCLKNFYGGLKEYLEKHEETGQRPPSVKNFELDARNSFSYQSMRGIRDLDS, via the exons ATGGCTGCAGACACAGTATcaaacatcaccaacaaggTGCAACACGCCCCGTCCGTCGTGTCTTTCCTCGCTATCGGCCTCTTGCAAGGCGTGACGGTGTCAATTCTTCAGGG AATTGTTGTCATCAATTGGAATGAGTACCTCAAGCCAACTGTGTTGCAAGTCCCAAGAGGATACACAATCCCAGCCAATTTAGCCATCTTCATTTTTGGCTTTGTATTCCAGCTCATTTTCATGATCGATGCAATTCGTCTCAAGAGTACAGCTCAGGCCATGCTTGCCTGCCTGCTCAACGCTGGTTTCCTGCCTCTGGCCGTCTACCAGCGCAAGCAAATCAGGGAGAGTATCGAATCACTCTCAGGCTCTACTGATATGAACGGTGAATCTTTGGTTCACCTAGATAAGCCTATTTGGGAAGATATTGGCGGTATTTTGTTCGCCATGCCGTTTGTCGTAGGAGTCTGCACCCTCTTTCTTATTATCACCGTTTGGTACCTTAAACAACACTTCGATTGGCAAGCGTATCGAAATGTTGGTGCAGATGCTAGGTTAAGAAGGATTCGAATGATTCACCTG ATCTTCGTCATGTTTGCCAAAGTagttatttactttattatctGCTACGAAGTCATCTACGGCGTCACCCAACTTCGAGGCATGGGAACCGAATTCATCATTCGCATGGTTCTTCTTGGAGTTGCTGTTATCATCACCATGCTATCTATAATATTCAGCAAGACGGAAAACCGCATAGGCATGGTGGCCTCGatcgtcatcttcctcgcCAGTATCTCTTatttcatcttcaacattgtCCGGATGCAGACCCACTGGGACAATTATGGAGCCACAGGTGATATCATGACTTGCTATGCTCTCATGGCTGCTGTGTTTCTTCTCGCGACAGCCATCTTTGGCATGTTGTGCTTGAAGAACTTCTATGGAGGTCTGAAGGAGTATCTGGAAAAGCACGAAGAAACGGGCCAGAGGCCTCCATCAGTCAAGAATTTTGAACTCGATGCTAGAAATAGCTTCAGTTACCAGAGTATGAGGGGCATACGGGATCTGGACAGTTAA